Proteins encoded together in one Planctomyces sp. SH-PL14 window:
- a CDS encoding PepSY-associated TM helix domain-containing protein: MAWVSRKTLYAIHRWTGLHCGVVLFVICLSGTVATLGPELDALIDPRLRVGSEEPRLSLAEIQAKLESDHPDWSVASITSTDPGFAASVEVEREDGVRVAYLVHPGTGEILGPTSPHRARVLFRVFHKQFYIFGVGGIHGTYLVGLYGPILMLSGITGLCCYARFWTKLFVLRRRAGWSVFWRDLHRLLGVWGAVLLLLWGATGTWYLVMRLRPLWTAPVAAAAKRAADRSAEESGEDPFLPRASLADLTATATREFPGFDPRFVTFAPDPNGAVTLYTNRRTLFRGRTPDFVKFDGVTGAILSAAPSTDLSGTLDQIVDPLHFGTFGGLPTRLLWFAGGLVVSALIPVGATIWLQRSSRSRGVSSDSPSPAIPVRGGVASRGRVEWGCSTVVTAAILATAGAYTWRNVPPPVQSLPGLAPHVSLGEKPLGPYRLELQQFHRRGQKPVSFRAVFPDGRFPNLRRLEGRLLTGSDEQSVRAAFQGTRHAFSAKFPDTSGLAAQRITVTLEDREGQEHSAEFDVAPLERFVASEPIESRAPVAVSLAFGGFLAVCVVFTAVWFRLVR, from the coding sequence ATGGCCTGGGTTTCCCGCAAGACGCTGTATGCCATCCATCGCTGGACCGGACTCCACTGCGGCGTGGTCCTGTTCGTCATCTGCCTGTCGGGGACAGTCGCCACGCTCGGTCCGGAGCTCGACGCGCTGATCGACCCGCGGCTGCGGGTCGGCAGCGAGGAGCCCCGGCTGTCGCTGGCCGAGATCCAGGCGAAGCTCGAGTCCGACCACCCCGACTGGTCGGTCGCCTCGATCACGTCCACCGACCCGGGATTCGCGGCTTCCGTCGAGGTCGAGCGCGAGGATGGCGTTCGCGTCGCGTATCTCGTCCATCCCGGCACCGGCGAGATCCTGGGACCGACCTCACCGCACCGCGCCCGGGTCCTGTTCCGGGTGTTCCACAAGCAGTTCTACATCTTCGGCGTGGGGGGGATTCACGGGACATACCTGGTCGGTCTCTACGGGCCGATCCTGATGCTCTCGGGAATCACCGGGCTCTGCTGTTACGCCCGATTCTGGACGAAGCTCTTCGTCCTGCGGCGTAGAGCGGGCTGGTCCGTCTTCTGGCGGGACCTGCATCGGCTCCTCGGAGTCTGGGGCGCGGTGCTGCTCCTGCTCTGGGGAGCGACGGGGACGTGGTATCTCGTGATGCGGCTGCGTCCCCTCTGGACCGCGCCGGTCGCTGCGGCGGCAAAGCGCGCTGCCGACCGTTCGGCGGAAGAGAGCGGGGAAGACCCCTTCCTGCCACGCGCCTCGCTGGCCGATCTCACGGCGACCGCCACGCGCGAGTTCCCGGGTTTTGACCCGCGGTTTGTGACGTTCGCCCCCGACCCCAACGGAGCGGTCACGCTCTACACAAATCGCCGGACCCTGTTCCGGGGCCGTACTCCCGACTTCGTGAAGTTCGACGGCGTGACCGGCGCGATCCTGTCGGCCGCTCCGTCGACGGACCTCTCGGGAACGCTCGACCAGATCGTCGATCCACTCCACTTCGGGACGTTCGGCGGACTCCCGACGCGGCTCCTGTGGTTTGCCGGCGGACTCGTTGTCAGCGCCCTGATCCCGGTCGGCGCGACGATCTGGCTTCAGCGCTCCTCGCGCTCTCGTGGCGTCTCATCGGATTCGCCCTCTCCCGCCATCCCGGTCCGCGGCGGTGTCGCCTCGCGCGGCCGCGTCGAGTGGGGATGCTCCACGGTCGTCACGGCCGCCATACTGGCGACAGCCGGCGCCTACACCTGGAGAAACGTTCCCCCCCCCGTTCAGTCGCTGCCCGGACTCGCTCCCCATGTCAGTCTCGGTGAGAAGCCGCTCGGCCCCTACCGGCTCGAACTTCAGCAGTTCCATCGCCGGGGCCAAAAGCCCGTCAGTTTTCGTGCGGTCTTTCCCGACGGCCGGTTCCCCAACCTCCGCAGGCTGGAGGGACGATTGCTGACCGGTTCCGATGAACAGAGTGTTCGAGCGGCGTTCCAGGGGACCCGGCACGCCTTCAGCGCGAAGTTCCCCGACACATCGGGTCTCGCCGCTCAGCGGATCACGGTCACGCTGGAAGACCGCGAGGGCCAGGAGCACTCCGCCGAGTTCGACGTCGCGCCTCTCGAGCGTTTCGTCGCCTCCGAGCCGATAGAGTCTCGTGCGCCGGTGGCGGTCTCTCTCGCGTTCGGCGGCTTCCTCGCCGTGTGCGTGGTCTTCACCGCTGTGTGGTTCCGGCTCGTCCGCTGA
- a CDS encoding DUF1559 domain-containing protein, producing MSPLPFVPSSTSMPFSAPTLSDHSPARLRAGQNRGFTLIELLVVIAIIAVLVAILLPAVQQARAAARSTQCKNNLKQLGLAVHNYESTMGCFPPGRLTYSTPAAPGGQTTNGYLAFILPYVEQANLYNRYDYDKGCFSIDNQPVLSTVIPTYICPATPVADRTLTLVNQVDASQPTVKAAVTDYFGIRNIRRVVPTGSPVVASDGAMPAGIVRIRDIVDGTSNTNLLIEMAGRPEQFIMGKSLGKVGGGFDFYAVWAGNVAMAINNYSSDGTATPGPCIMNCNNQFQAYSFHAGGAQSVLCDGSVRFLSENMSADNYFRLGCLNDREIVGEF from the coding sequence ATGTCCCCCCTGCCCTTTGTTCCCTCCTCGACCTCCATGCCCTTCTCCGCCCCCACCTTGTCCGATCATTCCCCTGCCCGTCTCCGCGCGGGCCAGAATCGTGGCTTCACGCTCATTGAGCTCCTCGTCGTGATCGCCATCATCGCCGTACTGGTGGCGATCCTCCTGCCGGCGGTCCAACAGGCGCGGGCCGCGGCCCGCAGCACGCAGTGCAAGAACAACCTCAAGCAGCTCGGCCTGGCGGTCCACAACTATGAGTCGACCATGGGGTGCTTCCCCCCCGGCCGTCTCACCTACAGCACTCCCGCCGCCCCGGGGGGACAGACGACGAACGGCTATCTGGCGTTCATCCTCCCGTACGTCGAGCAGGCGAACCTGTACAACAGGTACGACTACGACAAGGGGTGCTTCAGCATCGACAACCAGCCGGTGCTGAGCACGGTGATCCCGACCTACATCTGCCCCGCCACCCCCGTCGCAGACCGGACCTTGACGCTGGTGAACCAGGTCGACGCCAGCCAGCCGACCGTCAAGGCCGCGGTCACCGACTACTTCGGCATCCGGAACATCCGCCGTGTCGTTCCGACGGGGAGCCCCGTCGTCGCCTCGGACGGCGCCATGCCGGCGGGGATTGTCCGCATCCGCGACATCGTCGACGGGACCTCCAACACGAACCTCCTGATCGAGATGGCGGGGCGGCCCGAGCAGTTCATCATGGGGAAGTCGCTCGGCAAGGTCGGGGGCGGCTTCGACTTTTATGCGGTGTGGGCCGGAAACGTCGCGATGGCGATCAACAACTACTCGAGCGACGGAACCGCGACCCCCGGCCCCTGCATCATGAACTGCAACAACCAGTTCCAGGCCTACAGCTTCCACGCCGGCGGGGCGCAGTCGGTCCTGTGCGACGGCTCGGTCCGGTTCCTGAGCGAGAACATGAGCGCGGACAACTACTTCCGCCTCGGGTGTCTCAACGACCGCGAGATCGTCGGCGAGTTCTGA
- a CDS encoding EF-hand domain-containing protein, with translation MMLRSSFLLLGLLSHTAAFAAEATETESSRQAARLLVAGTRGLVRVELALAIDGDSAPMVWRRALDRLFEFHDRDGDGALTEPEARRLPTDYELRSLLWGAFLAPTGLGKHWEALDRDGDRRLTPDEVRQWYGRRGAEVTIGTGTAPDVAALNAALARSLDADRDGVVSRRELERARETLAPLDLNQDELVTPDELVAGTRYPGAAGTLRLQPWGSESGAASKEPAARPFRSITLLPLDLEGKGWIQELARSLTASSETSDPVLAGARTALGIASQGTSEETTLRERIRTLPSVPWHVVWEQGAPALSREASERLLPDAGLRLSLPANPGRLPAVLKEHCQRAAARFDEADTDRRGALTAQSPAVVKDLSLRRVLDVADRNGDAALSRAEHEAWLGLVRDLCAGQFLVTTLDLGQGVFELLDEDRDGRLAPPELRGAADRLDRLGVLSDGRLDGTRIPRHVWITVSHGHPESLVAVPDRPGPAWLKTMDRNQDGTVSRAEFLGEADQFAAIDRDGSGWIDAAEATAFRPESSPEAAP, from the coding sequence ATGATGCTCCGCTCCTCCTTCCTTCTATTGGGGCTCTTGAGCCACACGGCCGCTTTCGCAGCGGAGGCCACTGAGACTGAGTCCAGCCGTCAGGCGGCCCGCCTGCTGGTGGCCGGAACTCGCGGACTGGTTCGGGTGGAACTCGCCCTGGCGATCGACGGAGACTCGGCACCGATGGTCTGGAGGCGGGCCCTCGACCGATTGTTCGAGTTTCACGACCGGGACGGCGACGGGGCTCTCACCGAACCCGAAGCCCGCCGCCTGCCGACCGACTACGAACTGCGGAGCCTGCTCTGGGGGGCCTTCCTCGCACCGACCGGACTGGGAAAACACTGGGAGGCCCTTGATCGCGATGGAGATCGCCGGCTGACGCCCGACGAAGTCCGCCAGTGGTACGGCCGGCGCGGAGCCGAAGTAACGATCGGCACCGGAACGGCCCCCGACGTGGCCGCGCTCAACGCCGCCCTGGCCAGGAGCCTCGACGCCGATCGCGACGGAGTCGTCTCGCGGCGGGAACTGGAGCGAGCCCGCGAGACCCTGGCTCCACTCGATCTCAACCAGGACGAACTGGTGACGCCGGACGAACTCGTGGCCGGCACCCGTTATCCCGGCGCGGCCGGAACCCTGCGTCTCCAGCCCTGGGGGAGCGAGTCCGGCGCCGCTTCCAAGGAGCCGGCCGCTCGGCCGTTTCGCTCGATCACGCTGTTGCCCCTCGACCTTGAGGGCAAAGGCTGGATTCAAGAGCTCGCCCGTTCTCTGACCGCGTCTTCAGAAACGTCCGATCCGGTTCTGGCTGGGGCGCGGACAGCGCTCGGCATCGCGTCGCAGGGAACGTCCGAAGAGACGACGCTCCGGGAACGAATCCGAACGCTTCCTTCGGTCCCCTGGCACGTCGTCTGGGAGCAGGGAGCCCCGGCTCTCTCCCGCGAGGCCTCGGAGCGGCTCCTTCCGGATGCAGGCCTCCGGCTCTCGCTGCCAGCCAATCCCGGGCGGCTCCCCGCCGTGCTGAAGGAGCACTGCCAACGGGCCGCGGCCCGGTTCGACGAGGCCGACACCGATCGACGCGGTGCGTTGACAGCGCAGAGTCCCGCGGTCGTCAAAGATTTGTCGCTGCGGAGAGTGCTCGACGTCGCGGACCGCAATGGCGACGCAGCTCTTTCACGGGCCGAGCATGAGGCGTGGCTGGGCCTCGTCCGGGATCTGTGTGCCGGACAGTTTCTGGTGACGACCCTCGATCTCGGCCAGGGAGTGTTCGAGCTCCTCGATGAGGATCGCGACGGTCGACTCGCCCCCCCGGAGCTCCGCGGAGCGGCCGATCGGCTGGATCGACTCGGTGTTTTGTCCGACGGCCGGCTCGACGGGACGCGGATTCCGCGTCACGTCTGGATCACCGTCAGCCACGGACACCCCGAGTCGCTGGTCGCCGTTCCCGATCGCCCCGGACCCGCGTGGCTGAAGACGATGGACCGCAATCAGGACGGCACGGTCTCCCGCGCCGAATTTCTCGGAGAGGCGGACCAGTTTGCCGCCATCGATCGCGACGGCAGCGGCTGGATCGACGCCGCCGAGGCGACCGCCTTCCGTCCCGAGAGCTCGCCGGAGGCTGCCCCGTGA